CTTACTTCATTTCCTATAGTAAGGCCTGGAACTTCGCTTGAGGCTTTCATTTCTACTAAACCACTCAAAATAGAGCGCATTTTGTTTTTGGCATATTCCTCTGAAGATCGCCTTCCAGATCCGCCAACAGGGGTCTGGTTTAGCTGTATGACTGTTTCTTTATTAAAAACTTCATTAGACTTGTTTAAAAAGTTTTGCTGGAAACCGTCTGCTTCTTTTCTGTATCTTAAAGTTTCATCGGTTTTATACTGGCCATCATTGTTATCGTTTTCTATTACTTTAAATAGTGCAGGGATAAGTTTTATGGTATAATCAAAATCCTGCATGTTTATTCCATATATTAATTTTGGCTGTGCGCCAACACCGCCCGGACTTCCAAAAATCGTTGTTCGTCCGTTATAGTAGAACCAATGCCCATTTCTTTTGGCCAAACGATTTAGAAAAGCAAAATTGCTTTCGTTGTACTGCACAGTGTAAGACAGGTTGTCTAAATAAAATGGTCTTACATCGATATCAATATCACAGTCTGATTTTACTTTTTTTACAATATCATTCAGAGACATGTTGGTGAATGAATTGCATTCGGGTCCGTTTTCTAAAAGTATTGTAGTACTCTTTCCTTTTATTACGATGGTTTCTTCTACGTCTTTAATACGGGATTTTTGCAGTTTAACTTCGGTTACTATGCCGTAAAACTGCATGATGTAATCTTTAGAATCTGCTCCAATAATAAGATCTTCCAGACCCTCTATAGGTTTTATTTCTATGCTTATTTTTTCTCCGTATAACTTTTGGGAAAAAGGCATCACACTTTTAAATTCCTCTACTAATAAATCTTGTCTTACTTCGAATGAAAAAGTGTGGTGGTCATGAATTGTCTGAAAAACTTCTAATTTGTTGAAATTAGCAATTCTTATTTCGCCAATTTTAATATTCGTAATTGTTTGCAATGCCATACTAGTTGTTTTTTAAAAGAGCTATGAGTTTTTCCAATTGTTTTCAAAAATTGTATTCCCAATTTTTACTTCGTTTGAAGAAATCAAAATTTCGGTAACCATAGGAACTGAACCTTCACTTCTAAAGCTTTTATGAAATGATATGCAATAGGCTTTTTTGAAGTTTACACTTTTCATGGTGCTCATAGCATCTCTTCGATAAAAAATCACTTTTCCATCTTTTACGCTTGTCTGCGAAACCATCCAATCTGAAAATAAATCAGTATGTGTGGTTTCTATTACAAGTTTTATTTGCCCCCCTTTTGTCTTGTTGGCCGGTTTTCCGTTGTTATCGACATTCTGCGTAAACTGAACATCAAATTCTAAGACATTAAAAACCTCATTGTCTAATTCTAATTTTGCTAAAAAACTCATATCTAAAAA
The Flavobacterium humidisoli DNA segment above includes these coding regions:
- the tssD gene encoding type VI secretion system tube protein TssD, with product MSFLAKLELDNEVFNVLEFDVQFTQNVDNNGKPANKTKGGQIKLVIETTHTDLFSDWMVSQTSVKDGKVIFYRRDAMSTMKSVNFKKAYCISFHKSFRSEGSVPMVTEILISSNEVKIGNTIFENNWKNS
- a CDS encoding type VI secretion system Vgr family protein — encoded protein: MALQTITNIKIGEIRIANFNKLEVFQTIHDHHTFSFEVRQDLLVEEFKSVMPFSQKLYGEKISIEIKPIEGLEDLIIGADSKDYIMQFYGIVTEVKLQKSRIKDVEETIVIKGKSTTILLENGPECNSFTNMSLNDIVKKVKSDCDIDIDVRPFYLDNLSYTVQYNESNFAFLNRLAKRNGHWFYYNGRTTIFGSPGGVGAQPKLIYGINMQDFDYTIKLIPALFKVIENDNNDGQYKTDETLRYRKEADGFQQNFLNKSNEVFNKETVIQLNQTPVGGSGRRSSEEYAKNKMRSILSGLVEMKASSEVPGLTIGNEVRVTGVDMQLESSYRVTQITHICDDGGGYENHFTAVNFNGSVFSPETDPDLVPFCKSQTAIVTANTDPDGLSAVQVQMPWQAAKGESTPYIPLIQKYGGDARGAHIIPEIGDTVFVDFQGNNPELPIVMGTMTSRKEKSGYSTPNNDIKAVIHSRSGNRIISDDATGDITIESQKGETIAVVHGDGNIKFKAPKNIEFEAGEDIILNAGKNMNTNVGLNKTNTVGGNYTETIASSKILTIGVDFMTKVTGNLAEFVKGNRESETGERKEIAKTASLISTEEHINVHASKNLNKYSGENSLNS